The stretch of DNA GGTCAGCCCACTACCACCATAAAGCCGCTCCATTGTAACGGTTGCGAGACTACTTTTCTCGCCTAACCAGATTGGCGTCCCGATAATTACAATATCAGCTTCTTTTATCTTTTCTAAAATTAGCGGCCATTCATCTCCATTACCTAAATCATCACTAATCCCAACCGGAATGTTGTAATCAGCTATTCGTACTGTTTCGCTTACTACATCTTCATGTTCATAAATATGTTTCACTTCGTTATATAAGGCATCTGTATTTGACGGTTCTCCACTTGTTTGTTTCAATGATGTATTTAAAAATAATGCTTTTAGTTTTGCCATATTTATCTCTCCTTTTTAGGTCTGTACCCGTAAATAGAGGTAATAAATCAAAAATATAATATTAACCATTTAAAATTATCTGAATTTATGTTGACTAAAGTGAGGCGTGTAGTATAGTTAATATATCAAAAAGATATATCTAATTGATATAAAGAAAGGTTGGAACTAAAAATGAAAACGTATAACGATACCACCTATGCAATTTTAGGTATTTTAACAACAGATTGTACATCAGGATATGACATTAAAAAACTAATTGATCAGAGCCTAAATCATTTTTGGAAGATTAGCTATGGACAGATTTATCCCACGTTAAAGTTACTAGTGGAGGAAGAACTCGCGGAAGTTGCACCGTCTTCAGAAGGCGGAAGAAAAGAAAGAAATGAATATTCACTAACTGAAAAAGGAGTAAGCACACTAAAAGCATGGTTAGAAGAACCTGTTCAACAGTTACCAGTGGAGAAAAACGAAATTTTACTTAAATTATTTTTCGGGAATCACCAATCAAATCAAGCGAGCATTCGTCTTATTGAAGATTACAGAACAAAGCTAGAAACACGTTATCAAACCTATACAGCAATTGAAAAATCTATTCAAGAACATGAATCAGCTTCCAAAGACGCAAAGTATTGGCTGTACACATTAGATTATGGAAAAAGAACAACAAAAGCCGCCATCAATTGGTGTGAAGCAACCATCAAAAATATCACAGAAGGAGAAGATATATATGAGTAAAGCGATTTATACGGGTGGATACACGACGGAAAACTCTGAAGAAATAGTAGTTTTTATCATCGGAATGCGCATTAACAAGTATATTGCTATTCATAAATGGCTTCCTGTTTTTCTGGCAATGCCACGGATGATTAAAGAATTATATACACAAAAAGACTCCCTTGGCTTCATTTCAATGGAAAGCTACTTTGGCCTAAAGACAACAGCAATGATTCAATATTGGAATTCCACAGAGGAGTTACATGCTTATGCCAGAAAAAACAATCATCTAACGGCATGGAGGAACTTTAATAAAAAAGTTGCTAACAATGATGCTGTCGGAGTTTATCATGAAACATATCAAATAAAGAAAGGCGAGTACGAAGCAATTTACAGAAATATGCCTCATTACGGGCTAGGAAAAGCACTCACACATAT from Oceanobacillus iheyensis HTE831 encodes:
- a CDS encoding flavodoxin family protein, whose amino-acid sequence is MAKLKALFLNTSLKQTSGEPSNTDALYNEVKHIYEHEDVVSETVRIADYNIPVGISDDLGNGDEWPLILEKIKEADIVIIGTPIWLGEKSSLATVTMERLYGGSGLTNEKGQSIYYNKVGGVVVTGNEDGAKNAATSLIFGLSHIGFTIPPNVDAYWVGEAGPGPSFMEADGKENEFTQNHVQMLAYNTIHIAKMLKDNPIPAEGNVME
- a CDS encoding PadR family transcriptional regulator encodes the protein MKTYNDTTYAILGILTTDCTSGYDIKKLIDQSLNHFWKISYGQIYPTLKLLVEEELAEVAPSSEGGRKERNEYSLTEKGVSTLKAWLEEPVQQLPVEKNEILLKLFFGNHQSNQASIRLIEDYRTKLETRYQTYTAIEKSIQEHESASKDAKYWLYTLDYGKRTTKAAINWCEATIKNITEGEDIYE
- a CDS encoding DUF4188 domain-containing protein, whose translation is MSKAIYTGGYTTENSEEIVVFIIGMRINKYIAIHKWLPVFLAMPRMIKELYTQKDSLGFISMESYFGLKTTAMIQYWNSTEELHAYARKNNHLTAWRNFNKKVANNDAVGVYHETYQIKKGEYEAIYRNMPHYGLGKALTHIPITPKTNSSRKRLASNS